A section of the Oryzias latipes chromosome 8, ASM223467v1 genome encodes:
- the LOC101169113 gene encoding rho GTPase-activating protein 44 isoform X1 has protein sequence MKKQFNRMRQLANQTVGRAEKTEVLSEDLLQVEKRLDLVKQVTHSTHKKLTACLQGQQGTETEKKSVKSPSKKLPLTMLAQCMEEGAAVLGDDSLLGKMLKLCGETEEKLAQELLQFEVQIERDVVEPLYVLAEVDIPNIQKQRKHLAKLVLDMDSARTRYQQSSKSSSHPSTLQPGAKSESLREEMEEAANRMEICRDQLSADMYNFVAKEIDYANYFQTLIEMQVEYHKKSLEILHGVLPQIKAHQEAWVEKPSFGKSLEEHLNISGREIAFPIEACVTMLLECGMQEEGLFRVAPSASKLKKLKASLDCGVIDVQEYSSDPHAIAGALKSYLRELPEPLMTTELYDEWIQASNIQDMDKRLQALMGVCEKLPTDNLNNFRYLIKFLAKLSDYQDSNKMTPGNVAIVLGPNLLWTHTEPNMTEMMTTVSLQIVGIVEPIIQHADWFFPGEIEFNLTGSYGSPIHTNHNSNYSSMPSPDMEQSDRKQQHDQSRRPLSVATDNMMLEFYKKDGIRKIQSMGVRVMDTTWVSRKGSSTLTRKPSSTPPGMQGPGSPADTLIPEQPGELTISPSATPPPAERLCSDNMSPNRLDTFHAHPPCGEDRPPPPYPSSTCHSGPHHFYPKPPPCTRPVAPGPESQPPASPPPPLRWSGFTPPAPPPSSSSSSSSSSLDINSNPKPSCLHFTKHTAPGEVSHAPPPDTNASPLYVKTPLVLTRHDQTLGNPPSLPSSVPPPPPWAACPCARERGPPRLTSTLKSKELSPVIGHKPIQVPGPVAPPSCSPQSSSQSPLSTEHSPHTLRKGSKKLAPAPPKVPYGQSGGMSDQSTSQPSPVSLSPTPPSTPSPYGLTCPPGQVPPSSPGQTPLGALHSLSSPPSLTGTLTKSRPAPKPRQRPSLPPPQPPTVPPGMPGMATSAVSQPLEQGLLDGLSPGESMSTDIFNYEIPSINVNLDSLIDEFSGAPCRRSLAVTDSPEGDALAEEEPQSTIL, from the exons ATGAAGAAGCAATTCAACCGGATGCGACAGCTCGCCAACCAAACGGTTGGAAG GGCAGAAAAGACAGAGGTGCTGAGTGAAGATCTTCTTCAG GTGGAGAAGCGTTTGGATCTGGTCAAACAGGTGACTCACAGCACCCACAAGAAGCTCACCGCCTGCTTGCAGGGTCAGCAGGGGACTGAAACTGAAAAGAAATCTGTCAAGTCACCTTCG aaaaaactgcCGCTCACAATGTTGGCACAGTGCATGGAGGAGGGAGCAGCAGTGTTGGGGGATGACTCTCTCCtggg aaagatGCTGAAGCTGTGTGGGGAGACAGAAGAGAAGCTGGCTCAGGAGCTCCTTCAGTTTGAGGTGCAGATAGAAAGAGATGTGGTGGAGCCTCTCTATGTGCTTGCTGAG GTCGACATCCCCAATAtacaaaagcagagaaaacatTTGGCCAAACTAGTTTTAGACATGGACTCGGCTCGGACAAG ATATCAACAGTCATCAAAGTCATCCAGTCACCCAAGCACCTTACAGCCTGGTGCCAAGTCTGAGTCGCTGAGAGAAGAAATGGAGGAGGCAGCAAATCGGATGGAGATTTGTAGA GATCAATTGTCAGCAGATATGTACAACTTTGTGGCCAAAGAAATAGACTATGCAAACTACTTCCAGACA TTGATAGAAATGCAGGTGGAATATCACAAGAAGTCATTAGAAATTCTTCACGGTGTCTTGCCACAGATTAAGGCTCACCAAG aggCGTGGGTGGAGAAGCCATCATTTGGCAAGTCTTTGGAGGAACACCTGAATATTAGTGGGAGAGAGATTGCCTTTCCCATAGAAGCTTGTGTCACCATGTTGTTAGAGTGTGGCATGCAGGAGGAG GGTCTGTTCAGAGTGGCCCCGTCAGCCTCCAAGTTGAAGAAACTAAAAGCCTCCCTGGACTGTGGAGTTATTGATGTACAGGAGTACTCCTCCGACCCACATGCCATTGCAG GGGCTCTAAAATCATACCTCCGTGAGCTCCCCGAGCCTTTGATGACCACTGAACTTTATGATGAATGGATTCAGGCCTCCAA TATTCAAGATATGGACAAGAGACTACAAGCACTTATGGGAGTTTGTGAAAAACTTCCCACAGACAACCTGAACAATTTCAG ATACCTAATCAAATTTCTGGCCAAGCTGAGTGATTATCAAGACTCCAATAAGATGACTCCTGGGAACGTGGCCATTGTCCTTGGACCTAACCTGTTGTGGACCCACACTGAGCC GAACATGACAGAGATGATGACCACTGTCTCTCTGCAGATTGTTGGCATTGTAGAGCCTATCATTCAGCACGCTGACTGGTTCTTTCCAGGAG AGATTGAATTCAACTTGACAGGCAGCTACGGGAGTCCGATTCACACCAATCACAACTCCAACTACAGCTCCATGCCCTCACCAGACATGGAACAGTCTGACCGCAAACAGCAGCATGATCAGAGTCGTCGCCCGCTGAGCGTCGCTACTGACAACATGATGCTGGAGTTTTACAAGAAAGATGG CATTAGGAAGATTCAAAG TATGGGCGTCAGAGTTATGGATACCACATGGGTGTCTCGCAAAGGCTCGTCCACGCTGACACGCAAGCCTTCCTCCACCCCTCCAGGCATGCAGGGACCTGGCTCTCCAGCAGACACTCTCATCCCGGAGCAACCTGGAGAACTCACCATTTCTCCCTCTGCcacacctccacctgcagaaagGCTCTG CTCAGACAACATGTCGCCCAATCGGTTGGACACCTTTCATGCCCACCCACCCTGTGGGGAAGACCGCCCACCCCCACCTTACCCTTCCTCCACTTGCCACTCAGGCCCCCATCACTTCTACCCCAAACCCCCGCCATGCACTCGCCCTGTGGCCCCAGGCCCTGAGTCCCAGCCTCCcgcctcacccccacccccactgcGGTGGTCTGGCTTTACGCCCCCTGCCCCacctccttcttcctcctcctcttcctcctcctcatcacttGATATCAATTCAAATCCAAAACCCAGCTGTCTGCACTTTACAAAGCACACCGCACCTGGTGAGGTGTCACATGCCCCCCCACCAGACACAAACGCTTCACCGCTTTATGTCAAAACCCCCTTGGTACTGACACGCCATGACCAGACCCTGGGCAATCCACCTAGTCTCCCTTCGTCTGTGCCCCCGCCCCCACCATGGGCTGCCTGTCCATGTGCCCGAGAGAGAGGACCCCCCAGGCTGACTAG tacaCTGAAGAGTAAGGAACTTTCCCCTGTAATTGGACACAAACCCATTCAGGTTCCAGGTCCTGTAGCCCCTCCCAGCTGTAGTCCACAGAGCAGCAGCCAGTCCCCCCTCTCTACAGAGCACAGTCCACACACTCTGCGCAAAG GTTCTAAGAAATTGGCTCCTGCGCCACCCAAAGTCCCATACGGGCAGTCTGGAGGGATGTCCGACCAGTCCACCAGTCAGCCATCACCTGTTAGCCTTTCTCCAACACCTCCTAGCACACCCTCCCCTTATGGACTCACCTGTCCACCAGGGCAAGTACCCCCCTCCTCCCCTGGGCAGACTCCACTCGGGGCCCTCCACTCGCTTTCGTCCCCACCCTCTTTAACTGGAACGCTCACCAAGTCACGGCCAGCCCCAAAGCCCAGGCAAAGACCAAGCTTACCCCCTCCTCAGCCGCCCACAGTTCCCCCAGGGATGCCTGGCATGGCTACATCAGCAGTTTCTCAGCCTCTGGAGCAGGGCCTTCTGGATGGGCTTTCACCTGGAGAAAGCATGTCTACAG ATATCTTCAATTATGAAATCCCCTCCATCAATGTCAATCTGGACAGCCTCATCGATGAGTTCAGCGGCGCCCCCTGCAGGAGGTCCCTGGCAGTGACAGACTCTCCAGAAGGGGATGCTCTGGCTGAGGAGGAGCCCCAGAGCACCATCCTATGA
- the LOC101169113 gene encoding rho GTPase-activating protein 44 isoform X2, translating into MKKQFNRMRQLANQTVGRAEKTEVLSEDLLQVEKRLDLVKQVTHSTHKKLTACLQGQQGTETEKKSVKSPSKKLPLTMLAQCMEEGAAVLGDDSLLGKMLKLCGETEEKLAQELLQFEVQIERDVVEPLYVLAEVDIPNIQKQRKHLAKLVLDMDSARTRYQQSSKSSSHPSTLQPGAKSESLREEMEEAANRMEICRDQLSADMYNFVAKEIDYANYFQTLIEMQVEYHKKSLEILHGVLPQIKAHQEAWVEKPSFGKSLEEHLNISGREIAFPIEACVTMLLECGMQEEGLFRVAPSASKLKKLKASLDCGVIDVQEYSSDPHAIAGALKSYLRELPEPLMTTELYDEWIQASNIQDMDKRLQALMGVCEKLPTDNLNNFRYLIKFLAKLSDYQDSNKMTPGNVAIVLGPNLLWTHTEPNMTEMMTTVSLQIVGIVEPIIQHADWFFPGEIEFNLTGSYGSPIHTNHNSNYSSMPSPDMEQSDRKQQHDQSRRPLSVATDNMMLEFYKKDGMGVRVMDTTWVSRKGSSTLTRKPSSTPPGMQGPGSPADTLIPEQPGELTISPSATPPPAERLCSDNMSPNRLDTFHAHPPCGEDRPPPPYPSSTCHSGPHHFYPKPPPCTRPVAPGPESQPPASPPPPLRWSGFTPPAPPPSSSSSSSSSSLDINSNPKPSCLHFTKHTAPGEVSHAPPPDTNASPLYVKTPLVLTRHDQTLGNPPSLPSSVPPPPPWAACPCARERGPPRLTSTLKSKELSPVIGHKPIQVPGPVAPPSCSPQSSSQSPLSTEHSPHTLRKGSKKLAPAPPKVPYGQSGGMSDQSTSQPSPVSLSPTPPSTPSPYGLTCPPGQVPPSSPGQTPLGALHSLSSPPSLTGTLTKSRPAPKPRQRPSLPPPQPPTVPPGMPGMATSAVSQPLEQGLLDGLSPGESMSTDIFNYEIPSINVNLDSLIDEFSGAPCRRSLAVTDSPEGDALAEEEPQSTIL; encoded by the exons ATGAAGAAGCAATTCAACCGGATGCGACAGCTCGCCAACCAAACGGTTGGAAG GGCAGAAAAGACAGAGGTGCTGAGTGAAGATCTTCTTCAG GTGGAGAAGCGTTTGGATCTGGTCAAACAGGTGACTCACAGCACCCACAAGAAGCTCACCGCCTGCTTGCAGGGTCAGCAGGGGACTGAAACTGAAAAGAAATCTGTCAAGTCACCTTCG aaaaaactgcCGCTCACAATGTTGGCACAGTGCATGGAGGAGGGAGCAGCAGTGTTGGGGGATGACTCTCTCCtggg aaagatGCTGAAGCTGTGTGGGGAGACAGAAGAGAAGCTGGCTCAGGAGCTCCTTCAGTTTGAGGTGCAGATAGAAAGAGATGTGGTGGAGCCTCTCTATGTGCTTGCTGAG GTCGACATCCCCAATAtacaaaagcagagaaaacatTTGGCCAAACTAGTTTTAGACATGGACTCGGCTCGGACAAG ATATCAACAGTCATCAAAGTCATCCAGTCACCCAAGCACCTTACAGCCTGGTGCCAAGTCTGAGTCGCTGAGAGAAGAAATGGAGGAGGCAGCAAATCGGATGGAGATTTGTAGA GATCAATTGTCAGCAGATATGTACAACTTTGTGGCCAAAGAAATAGACTATGCAAACTACTTCCAGACA TTGATAGAAATGCAGGTGGAATATCACAAGAAGTCATTAGAAATTCTTCACGGTGTCTTGCCACAGATTAAGGCTCACCAAG aggCGTGGGTGGAGAAGCCATCATTTGGCAAGTCTTTGGAGGAACACCTGAATATTAGTGGGAGAGAGATTGCCTTTCCCATAGAAGCTTGTGTCACCATGTTGTTAGAGTGTGGCATGCAGGAGGAG GGTCTGTTCAGAGTGGCCCCGTCAGCCTCCAAGTTGAAGAAACTAAAAGCCTCCCTGGACTGTGGAGTTATTGATGTACAGGAGTACTCCTCCGACCCACATGCCATTGCAG GGGCTCTAAAATCATACCTCCGTGAGCTCCCCGAGCCTTTGATGACCACTGAACTTTATGATGAATGGATTCAGGCCTCCAA TATTCAAGATATGGACAAGAGACTACAAGCACTTATGGGAGTTTGTGAAAAACTTCCCACAGACAACCTGAACAATTTCAG ATACCTAATCAAATTTCTGGCCAAGCTGAGTGATTATCAAGACTCCAATAAGATGACTCCTGGGAACGTGGCCATTGTCCTTGGACCTAACCTGTTGTGGACCCACACTGAGCC GAACATGACAGAGATGATGACCACTGTCTCTCTGCAGATTGTTGGCATTGTAGAGCCTATCATTCAGCACGCTGACTGGTTCTTTCCAGGAG AGATTGAATTCAACTTGACAGGCAGCTACGGGAGTCCGATTCACACCAATCACAACTCCAACTACAGCTCCATGCCCTCACCAGACATGGAACAGTCTGACCGCAAACAGCAGCATGATCAGAGTCGTCGCCCGCTGAGCGTCGCTACTGACAACATGATGCTGGAGTTTTACAAGAAAGATGG TATGGGCGTCAGAGTTATGGATACCACATGGGTGTCTCGCAAAGGCTCGTCCACGCTGACACGCAAGCCTTCCTCCACCCCTCCAGGCATGCAGGGACCTGGCTCTCCAGCAGACACTCTCATCCCGGAGCAACCTGGAGAACTCACCATTTCTCCCTCTGCcacacctccacctgcagaaagGCTCTG CTCAGACAACATGTCGCCCAATCGGTTGGACACCTTTCATGCCCACCCACCCTGTGGGGAAGACCGCCCACCCCCACCTTACCCTTCCTCCACTTGCCACTCAGGCCCCCATCACTTCTACCCCAAACCCCCGCCATGCACTCGCCCTGTGGCCCCAGGCCCTGAGTCCCAGCCTCCcgcctcacccccacccccactgcGGTGGTCTGGCTTTACGCCCCCTGCCCCacctccttcttcctcctcctcttcctcctcctcatcacttGATATCAATTCAAATCCAAAACCCAGCTGTCTGCACTTTACAAAGCACACCGCACCTGGTGAGGTGTCACATGCCCCCCCACCAGACACAAACGCTTCACCGCTTTATGTCAAAACCCCCTTGGTACTGACACGCCATGACCAGACCCTGGGCAATCCACCTAGTCTCCCTTCGTCTGTGCCCCCGCCCCCACCATGGGCTGCCTGTCCATGTGCCCGAGAGAGAGGACCCCCCAGGCTGACTAG tacaCTGAAGAGTAAGGAACTTTCCCCTGTAATTGGACACAAACCCATTCAGGTTCCAGGTCCTGTAGCCCCTCCCAGCTGTAGTCCACAGAGCAGCAGCCAGTCCCCCCTCTCTACAGAGCACAGTCCACACACTCTGCGCAAAG GTTCTAAGAAATTGGCTCCTGCGCCACCCAAAGTCCCATACGGGCAGTCTGGAGGGATGTCCGACCAGTCCACCAGTCAGCCATCACCTGTTAGCCTTTCTCCAACACCTCCTAGCACACCCTCCCCTTATGGACTCACCTGTCCACCAGGGCAAGTACCCCCCTCCTCCCCTGGGCAGACTCCACTCGGGGCCCTCCACTCGCTTTCGTCCCCACCCTCTTTAACTGGAACGCTCACCAAGTCACGGCCAGCCCCAAAGCCCAGGCAAAGACCAAGCTTACCCCCTCCTCAGCCGCCCACAGTTCCCCCAGGGATGCCTGGCATGGCTACATCAGCAGTTTCTCAGCCTCTGGAGCAGGGCCTTCTGGATGGGCTTTCACCTGGAGAAAGCATGTCTACAG ATATCTTCAATTATGAAATCCCCTCCATCAATGTCAATCTGGACAGCCTCATCGATGAGTTCAGCGGCGCCCCCTGCAGGAGGTCCCTGGCAGTGACAGACTCTCCAGAAGGGGATGCTCTGGCTGAGGAGGAGCCCCAGAGCACCATCCTATGA
- the LOC101169113 gene encoding rho GTPase-activating protein 44 isoform X4 — protein sequence MKKQFNRMRQLANQTVGRAEKTEVLSEDLLQVEKRLDLVKQVTHSTHKKLTACLQGQQGTETEKKSVKSPSKKLPLTMLAQCMEEGAAVLGDDSLLGKMLKLCGETEEKLAQELLQFEVQIERDVVEPLYVLAEVDIPNIQKQRKHLAKLVLDMDSARTRYQQSSKSSSHPSTLQPGAKSESLREEMEEAANRMEICRDQLSADMYNFVAKEIDYANYFQTLIEMQVEYHKKSLEILHGVLPQIKAHQEAWVEKPSFGKSLEEHLNISGREIAFPIEACVTMLLECGMQEEGLFRVAPSASKLKKLKASLDCGVIDVQEYSSDPHAIAGALKSYLRELPEPLMTTELYDEWIQASNIQDMDKRLQALMGVCEKLPTDNLNNFRYLIKFLAKLSDYQDSNKMTPGNVAIVLGPNLLWTHTEPNMTEMMTTVSLQIVGIVEPIIQHADWFFPGEIEFNLTGSYGSPIHTNHNSNYSSMPSPDMEQSDRKQQHDQSRRPLSVATDNMMLEFYKKDGIRKIQSMGVRVMDTTWVSRKGSSTLTRKPSSTPPGMQGPGSPADTLIPEQPGELTISPSATPPPAERLCTLKSKELSPVIGHKPIQVPGPVAPPSCSPQSSSQSPLSTEHSPHTLRKGSKKLAPAPPKVPYGQSGGMSDQSTSQPSPVSLSPTPPSTPSPYGLTCPPGQVPPSSPGQTPLGALHSLSSPPSLTGTLTKSRPAPKPRQRPSLPPPQPPTVPPGMPGMATSAVSQPLEQGLLDGLSPGESMSTDIFNYEIPSINVNLDSLIDEFSGAPCRRSLAVTDSPEGDALAEEEPQSTIL from the exons ATGAAGAAGCAATTCAACCGGATGCGACAGCTCGCCAACCAAACGGTTGGAAG GGCAGAAAAGACAGAGGTGCTGAGTGAAGATCTTCTTCAG GTGGAGAAGCGTTTGGATCTGGTCAAACAGGTGACTCACAGCACCCACAAGAAGCTCACCGCCTGCTTGCAGGGTCAGCAGGGGACTGAAACTGAAAAGAAATCTGTCAAGTCACCTTCG aaaaaactgcCGCTCACAATGTTGGCACAGTGCATGGAGGAGGGAGCAGCAGTGTTGGGGGATGACTCTCTCCtggg aaagatGCTGAAGCTGTGTGGGGAGACAGAAGAGAAGCTGGCTCAGGAGCTCCTTCAGTTTGAGGTGCAGATAGAAAGAGATGTGGTGGAGCCTCTCTATGTGCTTGCTGAG GTCGACATCCCCAATAtacaaaagcagagaaaacatTTGGCCAAACTAGTTTTAGACATGGACTCGGCTCGGACAAG ATATCAACAGTCATCAAAGTCATCCAGTCACCCAAGCACCTTACAGCCTGGTGCCAAGTCTGAGTCGCTGAGAGAAGAAATGGAGGAGGCAGCAAATCGGATGGAGATTTGTAGA GATCAATTGTCAGCAGATATGTACAACTTTGTGGCCAAAGAAATAGACTATGCAAACTACTTCCAGACA TTGATAGAAATGCAGGTGGAATATCACAAGAAGTCATTAGAAATTCTTCACGGTGTCTTGCCACAGATTAAGGCTCACCAAG aggCGTGGGTGGAGAAGCCATCATTTGGCAAGTCTTTGGAGGAACACCTGAATATTAGTGGGAGAGAGATTGCCTTTCCCATAGAAGCTTGTGTCACCATGTTGTTAGAGTGTGGCATGCAGGAGGAG GGTCTGTTCAGAGTGGCCCCGTCAGCCTCCAAGTTGAAGAAACTAAAAGCCTCCCTGGACTGTGGAGTTATTGATGTACAGGAGTACTCCTCCGACCCACATGCCATTGCAG GGGCTCTAAAATCATACCTCCGTGAGCTCCCCGAGCCTTTGATGACCACTGAACTTTATGATGAATGGATTCAGGCCTCCAA TATTCAAGATATGGACAAGAGACTACAAGCACTTATGGGAGTTTGTGAAAAACTTCCCACAGACAACCTGAACAATTTCAG ATACCTAATCAAATTTCTGGCCAAGCTGAGTGATTATCAAGACTCCAATAAGATGACTCCTGGGAACGTGGCCATTGTCCTTGGACCTAACCTGTTGTGGACCCACACTGAGCC GAACATGACAGAGATGATGACCACTGTCTCTCTGCAGATTGTTGGCATTGTAGAGCCTATCATTCAGCACGCTGACTGGTTCTTTCCAGGAG AGATTGAATTCAACTTGACAGGCAGCTACGGGAGTCCGATTCACACCAATCACAACTCCAACTACAGCTCCATGCCCTCACCAGACATGGAACAGTCTGACCGCAAACAGCAGCATGATCAGAGTCGTCGCCCGCTGAGCGTCGCTACTGACAACATGATGCTGGAGTTTTACAAGAAAGATGG CATTAGGAAGATTCAAAG TATGGGCGTCAGAGTTATGGATACCACATGGGTGTCTCGCAAAGGCTCGTCCACGCTGACACGCAAGCCTTCCTCCACCCCTCCAGGCATGCAGGGACCTGGCTCTCCAGCAGACACTCTCATCCCGGAGCAACCTGGAGAACTCACCATTTCTCCCTCTGCcacacctccacctgcagaaagGCTCTG tacaCTGAAGAGTAAGGAACTTTCCCCTGTAATTGGACACAAACCCATTCAGGTTCCAGGTCCTGTAGCCCCTCCCAGCTGTAGTCCACAGAGCAGCAGCCAGTCCCCCCTCTCTACAGAGCACAGTCCACACACTCTGCGCAAAG GTTCTAAGAAATTGGCTCCTGCGCCACCCAAAGTCCCATACGGGCAGTCTGGAGGGATGTCCGACCAGTCCACCAGTCAGCCATCACCTGTTAGCCTTTCTCCAACACCTCCTAGCACACCCTCCCCTTATGGACTCACCTGTCCACCAGGGCAAGTACCCCCCTCCTCCCCTGGGCAGACTCCACTCGGGGCCCTCCACTCGCTTTCGTCCCCACCCTCTTTAACTGGAACGCTCACCAAGTCACGGCCAGCCCCAAAGCCCAGGCAAAGACCAAGCTTACCCCCTCCTCAGCCGCCCACAGTTCCCCCAGGGATGCCTGGCATGGCTACATCAGCAGTTTCTCAGCCTCTGGAGCAGGGCCTTCTGGATGGGCTTTCACCTGGAGAAAGCATGTCTACAG ATATCTTCAATTATGAAATCCCCTCCATCAATGTCAATCTGGACAGCCTCATCGATGAGTTCAGCGGCGCCCCCTGCAGGAGGTCCCTGGCAGTGACAGACTCTCCAGAAGGGGATGCTCTGGCTGAGGAGGAGCCCCAGAGCACCATCCTATGA
- the LOC101169113 gene encoding rho GTPase-activating protein 44 isoform X5: MKKQFNRMRQLANQTVGRAEKTEVLSEDLLQVEKRLDLVKQVTHSTHKKLTACLQGQQGTETEKKSVKSPSKKLPLTMLAQCMEEGAAVLGDDSLLGKMLKLCGETEEKLAQELLQFEVQIERDVVEPLYVLAEVDIPNIQKQRKHLAKLVLDMDSARTRYQQSSKSSSHPSTLQPGAKSESLREEMEEAANRMEICRDQLSADMYNFVAKEIDYANYFQTLIEMQVEYHKKSLEILHGVLPQIKAHQEAWVEKPSFGKSLEEHLNISGREIAFPIEACVTMLLECGMQEEGLFRVAPSASKLKKLKASLDCGVIDVQEYSSDPHAIAGALKSYLRELPEPLMTTELYDEWIQASNIQDMDKRLQALMGVCEKLPTDNLNNFRYLIKFLAKLSDYQDSNKMTPGNVAIVLGPNLLWTHTEPNMTEMMTTVSLQIVGIVEPIIQHADWFFPGEIEFNLTGSYGSPIHTNHNSNYSSMPSPDMEQSDRKQQHDQSRRPLSVATDNMMLEFYKKDGIRKIQSMGVRVMDTTWVSRKGSSTLTRKPSSTPPGMQGPGSPADTLIPEQPGELTISPSATPPPAERL; encoded by the exons ATGAAGAAGCAATTCAACCGGATGCGACAGCTCGCCAACCAAACGGTTGGAAG GGCAGAAAAGACAGAGGTGCTGAGTGAAGATCTTCTTCAG GTGGAGAAGCGTTTGGATCTGGTCAAACAGGTGACTCACAGCACCCACAAGAAGCTCACCGCCTGCTTGCAGGGTCAGCAGGGGACTGAAACTGAAAAGAAATCTGTCAAGTCACCTTCG aaaaaactgcCGCTCACAATGTTGGCACAGTGCATGGAGGAGGGAGCAGCAGTGTTGGGGGATGACTCTCTCCtggg aaagatGCTGAAGCTGTGTGGGGAGACAGAAGAGAAGCTGGCTCAGGAGCTCCTTCAGTTTGAGGTGCAGATAGAAAGAGATGTGGTGGAGCCTCTCTATGTGCTTGCTGAG GTCGACATCCCCAATAtacaaaagcagagaaaacatTTGGCCAAACTAGTTTTAGACATGGACTCGGCTCGGACAAG ATATCAACAGTCATCAAAGTCATCCAGTCACCCAAGCACCTTACAGCCTGGTGCCAAGTCTGAGTCGCTGAGAGAAGAAATGGAGGAGGCAGCAAATCGGATGGAGATTTGTAGA GATCAATTGTCAGCAGATATGTACAACTTTGTGGCCAAAGAAATAGACTATGCAAACTACTTCCAGACA TTGATAGAAATGCAGGTGGAATATCACAAGAAGTCATTAGAAATTCTTCACGGTGTCTTGCCACAGATTAAGGCTCACCAAG aggCGTGGGTGGAGAAGCCATCATTTGGCAAGTCTTTGGAGGAACACCTGAATATTAGTGGGAGAGAGATTGCCTTTCCCATAGAAGCTTGTGTCACCATGTTGTTAGAGTGTGGCATGCAGGAGGAG GGTCTGTTCAGAGTGGCCCCGTCAGCCTCCAAGTTGAAGAAACTAAAAGCCTCCCTGGACTGTGGAGTTATTGATGTACAGGAGTACTCCTCCGACCCACATGCCATTGCAG GGGCTCTAAAATCATACCTCCGTGAGCTCCCCGAGCCTTTGATGACCACTGAACTTTATGATGAATGGATTCAGGCCTCCAA TATTCAAGATATGGACAAGAGACTACAAGCACTTATGGGAGTTTGTGAAAAACTTCCCACAGACAACCTGAACAATTTCAG ATACCTAATCAAATTTCTGGCCAAGCTGAGTGATTATCAAGACTCCAATAAGATGACTCCTGGGAACGTGGCCATTGTCCTTGGACCTAACCTGTTGTGGACCCACACTGAGCC GAACATGACAGAGATGATGACCACTGTCTCTCTGCAGATTGTTGGCATTGTAGAGCCTATCATTCAGCACGCTGACTGGTTCTTTCCAGGAG AGATTGAATTCAACTTGACAGGCAGCTACGGGAGTCCGATTCACACCAATCACAACTCCAACTACAGCTCCATGCCCTCACCAGACATGGAACAGTCTGACCGCAAACAGCAGCATGATCAGAGTCGTCGCCCGCTGAGCGTCGCTACTGACAACATGATGCTGGAGTTTTACAAGAAAGATGG CATTAGGAAGATTCAAAG TATGGGCGTCAGAGTTATGGATACCACATGGGTGTCTCGCAAAGGCTCGTCCACGCTGACACGCAAGCCTTCCTCCACCCCTCCAGGCATGCAGGGACCTGGCTCTCCAGCAGACACTCTCATCCCGGAGCAACCTGGAGAACTCACCATTTCTCCCTCTGCcacacctccacctgcagaaagGCTCTG A